Below is a genomic region from Trichomycterus rosablanca isolate fTriRos1 chromosome 15, fTriRos1.hap1, whole genome shotgun sequence.
caaacaaaagagcagctataaacctgttccaaatccgagatgccttactaagttcactactgaggcatcttaatatttcaatgttattttgacaagaacgagtgagaatcggaagcgtcattagtgatgaaggcaatcccagaattcattgcggcatctcttctctcacagaaaagtaaacatggctgacggtgcggacaaagttattttcaaacgtaaataaataattattgatttttaacgagtgtttttatttgcaagtttgggcttgtcagcaaatgtaacagttATCTGTACACGAATCGTTATGTTATAATGACATGTTAGCACCGTCCCACATCAttctattggttttaatggcaagatgctaaatgctaaacacgaaacccgatggaatcgctaagtagcgcgttAAAATAACGTGCCTTATAAAAGTATAATGACTTATtcgaatcctctctactgaggcagctgcatatgtaggcagtaagacagcgaggCGGCTCACTAGGATTTCAAACATACTGGTGTAGATAcgtcatggaaaatgagaacggtgtgaattttcgttttgtgtcaagcagcaaaaaagttgaagcatgacgtatttgatttaatttgcattaaatgaCATCGCACATCCTGCAGTGTGACTCttgcgcatgcacacatcgcgatgatGATGCTGAACtgatatatcgtgcagccctagtagttgtgtagaaaaaatgacacattacttaTTAGAGTGTAGTTTGACTGTCTTATATAGTCAGTGAAATAAAAccaccaaagctttgaatcagtcccgcacattcctgctggtttaatacaagctccgatacactgagtccagtgttacaaaagtgaaacaagcttcaaagcctcggtatcaaatgttccgtccctaataaacaatgttttgtctattttgtgttaattatttcagccagttggcagcttttgtttttcttgttgaaTTCCTTGGATGTTTAGAAGAgtggacggtagatagagatgaacaggccacgtctaaacatctgcacaaacaatccaaaaacttcccacaagaaaaacaaaagccggtcaactggataaaatgatttccacaaaatagacaaaacattgtttagcgttaccatcacaaactccgttcactttacccccgagaaacagtttgattggcaGCAcgtaagcaacaagcacttcctgtgtattgtacctaccATTTCCGTCAGATCGgctgtttgtaaatgtgtctcggcattggtaaaagtgtttcagctcttgtaaatttgtttttgtttttttgtaattttgttttctaaaatgttaatttgttttgcacttctcggccaccgtacaagGTACTAAACTAAtcaaaatacaatgtttttcctGCCTCTCTCTCTACTGTTACCAGGAGAAAAcgtcatgaataaaaaaaaaaaaaaaccctactcTGCTTTTaggtttaattaaaatattaataaaaaattacataacTAAGTTAAACTTTTAACTACCAGAGAAGATACACAACACGACAAAAAAACTTTGGCGGTTTGTCTGGTTGGTGGCGCAGGAGGGGAAGAGATGACTCCCGCTCAGCCAAAACTAAGTACATGCTCGGAGTTTCTCAGTAATGGAGTTCCAGAGTTTGGGACCAGATATACTAAAAGCCCTGTCACATAGAACAAAGCCTGAAAGGGGGGACAACAAGTACGTTTTCATCTGATGACCGAAGTGAACGAGTAGGTGAGTATGGATGAAGTAAATCAGTGAGATATGTAAGTGCGTGGCCATGAAAGGctttaaaaaccaacaaaagaacCTAATATTGAATGTGGTATTGGATGGAAAGCCAGTGGAGCTGTTTAAGTGAAGGAGTTATGTGGTCACGTGATCTTGTATGTGTTAGGACCCTAGCGGCTGAATTTTGTACATGCTGTAGTCTCTTAAGCTTGAAGGCAGGGAGCCCataaagaacagcattacaatagtccagtcGGAAAGTGATTAGTGCATAAATGAGAGTTTCAGTTACATAGTAGGAAAGAGAGGAGCGCAGTCTAGAGATGTTCTTAAGATGTCAGAATCAGCAGTTTTAGCAAAATTTTTTATGTGAGATTCAAAAGAAAGAGTGGAGTCTAGAATGACACCAAGATTGCAGACCTGAGACAGGGAAGAATTGGTCAAATCTGGGAATTTTAccatatcatattactttttacaattcttcaaaagtgccaccagagggcggcaacacaaaaaaaatttaaacatagGTTACAAGATCTCATTTTACTATAATGTTACGATTCCTTTTGATGGTATAGGGGTATTGATGGGGTCAGTATCTAAAAAAATAACCTTTTGTGAAGTACCAGAGTAGCAGAGAGCGAACAGACCCAGACACAAACTCTGGATTGTACTGACTTTTTACtggaaaaaatgagaaaaacaattcacaaaacagatatttatggtacaatctataaataaaatatatacaatataaatttacataataaagaaaaaaaaaacatgatgctctgggcttaggtggtgctaaagcaaagaaaataataaaacataacaaatcCCCTAACAAACAAAAGGCAAAACAAAACCTAGCTACACTAGGATTACCTGTCTTAACAAAAATACATGGGGTGGCACACACCTCTTACCTAATGTATTTAGACAGATGGCTTCTTACCTGTAGCAATATGTATGGGCTTGCCCTTACTTACCTGCCCAGGCCCTGAAATACAGCCACCTGACTGTACGTAGTGACGGTACATTTAATTTAGCTgaaacactgagcaggaggcacagacacatacacacacaaatacaagggTTAGACTTCCTTTACAATTTCTAGTGACGGCAtgaggaaacacaaaacaatccgTATGTACTTCAGCTAAATTAACACAAAGTTACAAAAAAACCCTGAAAATTCTCACCACCGATGATAATCGGCACTCGCACAATATACAACAAAACAAGTTACTTGATTGTCACCATGTCAATGGAGATTGCTACCAGGATGAGTATTTGTTTTTGACTGAAAATCTTTTTCGACAAATCCTCACGTCACTTATATGACTTAAACAATTTATCAGTTCCCGTTCAGCGTTGTCCTGCTTTGCGGATAATCAGGCATGACAATCTCTAAAAGCGGCTCATGCATTTGGACAGAGAAAGTGTTAAACACCATGGAGCataaacatttaacaataaaataaacccaTACGTGCAcaaagattcttttttttttaccaagatTTTATATGACCATTTCATATTGATATcgacaattctccaaaagtgccacaagagggcgacatcacaAGGATTTTATTAACATGGGCACGAGACTGAGCTCCACGTGGACCAAACCATGAAGGTGCTTGTGATCCATAATGCCATTGCTGAGAATAAGTTGGTAGACGTGTCTATTCTGATAGAGGACAACCAAGTACTGaacgcagacatcccaagtgtccCGGAGGTTCCGGGAGTCTCtcacatatacatagcggctccctgatgcccgcaagtcagataaaatctcccggaatctagaacgagcggccaagagcgacacaaacgcgcacgcaggcgacacagactttattccccgatcgggtattaaatccgttatctgatatacaatctagtgaactgtgtaggaaacataaatcaagtgtctaatatacaatctagtgcactgtgtagggaacataaatcaagtgtctaatatactgtctagtgcactatgttgggaacataaatccgttatctgatatacaatctagtgcactgtgtagggaacataaaccaattgtctaattcactatctagtgcactacatagggaacataaattcatatttaaaatactatctagtgcactatgtagggaacataaattcgttatctgatatacaatttagtgcactatgtagggaacataaatccgttaactaatacgccacctaaagcattatgtagggaacataaattatctattatctttcacactatctagtgcactttgaagtacacattaatgtgtttgtgacacgaacagttagctaagtagctcagttagcagctcctttttatttttttgagcttggggggtcggggtcgaggtccgggggtacctcacTGAAATGAATTTGAATTGTTCAGTAAACTATGCAAAGTACAGAGGATCTTTTGtgcttaatttctttattttattaaaacatgattAATTCTACAATATAAATACTGAACCTGTGTAGGacaatatttttaagtaaaGCTAAACTTTCCTGAATAAGTAATGGCTAATTAGTTATATAAATTCATTAAtagatataattattaaatgaattaatattatCTACTAGCAGTTGAAAATAAATACTACAcactttttgtaaataattatttgtgtaataaaataaaatgtattaagtagattttatttactttctatTAGTATTTCAGAGATGTTCAATTTGAGTAAAATCTACCCAAACAAAATGAGTGTAAATTGTTACCTCACATGTTTTGAGTAGATTCTATAggtagtgttttagtgtaggTAAGCTGATCGAACCAggtggtgcacacacacacacacacacacacacacctcttaaTTGCACAAAGGTTCAAGGTTGGATTATTGCAATGTcttaaaaagttaaaattaaggagctacatgtgtgtgtgtgtgagagtgtgtgtgagtgtgtgtgtgtgtgtgtgtttatgtataaaacagGGGGGAGGAGtctaaacaggactgaaagtgtgtgtgtgtgtgtgtgtgtgtgtgtgtgagagagtgtgtgtgtgtgtgtgtgtgtgtgtgtgtttatgtataaaacagGGGGGAGGAGtctaaacaggactgaaagtgtgtgtgtgtgtgtgtgtgtgtgtgtgtgtttatgtataaaacagGGGGGAGGAGtctaaacaggactgaaagtgtgtgtgtgtgtgtgtgtgagagtgtgtgtgtgtgtgtttatgtataaaacagGGGGGAGGAGtctaaacaggactgaaagtgtgtgtgtgtgtgtgtgtgtgtgagagtgtgtgtgtgtgtgtgtgtttatgtataaaacagGGGGAGGAGtctaaacaggactgaaaggtgcagagctgtagaaCACGATGATGTCACAGACAGGATGACATCACACGTACAGCCCCTATATAACCACACACTTGGTGACTTTCAGATCACTTCAGTTTCGACGACTCGAGAGACTCGTCTGTGTTTGGTGTTCATGTTACGTTCCCttgtttaagtaaaaaaaaaacctggcgGTACAACCATACCGACTGCTGTCGTTCCTGCGCCCCTGCTGCCCGGCCCGGCGGAGACACAGGCTGAGGGAGCTGGAGGCCGAGCTGAGGGCCGAGCGGCTGGCGACGGAGAGACTGCGGGCCAGGCAGGGTTGGGACAGAAAGGGTCTGCTGGAGGAAGTGGACCATCAGATAAGGATGAGGATGCTCTCCGAGTCAGTGAGGAAGAGGCACCTGCTGACCTCTGCGTGGAAGGAGCACCTCTGCGAGACCCAGTTCCAGCAGTACCAGGAGAACGTGACGTCCACGACCGAGGAGACGGAGAGAGCCAGACGCAACCTGCAGGACGTGCGGAGCCTCCGACTGATGGAGAAAGAGCAACACAGACTGGAGGAGAAAAGTATGAAAGTGTGCTGGGAGGAGGAGAGAAGCACCATGAGGCAGGAGAACGAGGAGCTTATGAGAAGAGTCGGAGAACTAGAGGAGCTCCGACAAAAAGACAGAGAGCAGCAAACACTGCTAGAAAAACGACTCCTGCTAGCTGTGGAGAAAGCCGAAGAGCTAGCGGCCGCGCGAACGGAGGGAGAGGAGCAAAGATCGGACGCATAGGGTGAACTGGGATCGTgcaaactgggagaaaaagaacTTCAAAAAGTAACTGGTTTTTCCTCATCATTTCTCAAGATGAAGATTTAACGAGTCGCTACATTTATTCTGTTTCAGTcactaaataaatgtgttttcttcAACAGATCGaacaacaaaagaaagaaagaaagaaatacaccTCATCATCTCACAGGAAGAAGGTACCGGGtggcctgggaattgaacccagctAAATTTCAGCAGCTTAACCCTTAGATGCATGAGTGACTGGACCCTACACTCTTCCATaagtgggtcaaaaatgacccgtGGTACAATCAATGTGTTTTTATGCCACATTTGTCATTTTGgttaaaaatgatcatttatattatatttagtaaTATATTCTGGTCCACAAAAGAATTATTTCATGTTTGAAATATTTGTATctttcactttttaaaactaaaattttaaaaacattttgaaaattggaaaagaaaattacacaacAGCAATAGAACAATGTCAAcat
It encodes:
- the LOC134328920 gene encoding protein FAM184B-like; the encoded protein is MRMLSESVRKRHLLTSAWKEHLCETQFQQYQENVTSTTEETERARRNLQDVRSLRLMEKEQHRLEEKSMKVCWEEERSTMRQENEELMRRVGELEELRQKDREQQTLLEKRLLLAVEKAEELAAARTEGEEQRSDA